ACCTTTGAGATGTCTGGCCTTAGCCATATCGACTCGGTGGGGCTTGGCCTGCTCTATATCGCCCGCGAGGATCTTGCCGAGGGCGGTTCCTCCATCAGCCTGGTCAACCCGCGCGACAACGTGTTCCGCATGCTGGAACTGACCGAGGCCCACAAGACCTTCGAGATCAAGCGCTGATTCCGGCCGCCCGGGGAAGGCGGCCGATCATCAGGCGGAAGACGCGATGGGGGAAGTTCGCATGTCCGACGGTGTCTGGCAGAATCTGAGACTGCGCCAGCGATTCATGATCGTTGTCGGCCTGGGCGTCATCGTCATGGCCGCAGTGATCGTCATCTTCATGGCCCGGTTCGAGGAACGCGCCCTCGAGCGCAAGCTGCACGAACTCTCCGTCAACGAAATGACCTCGCTGCACGCGCTGATCGTCAACGTCATGGCCACCCGCCCCGAGGACGGCGACAATATCGGCATCAAGGTCTTCAACAAGTGGTTCGACTCCCGCAACATCCATTACGCGGGCAAGGTGTGGAGCGTGTGGGGCCCCAAGGTCGCCGCCCACATGAAGGACGTCGAGCCCGACCGCGCCCCCAAGACCGCCCAGGACGACATCGACCGCGAAGCCCTGGCCACCGGCAAGCCGGTCGGCCGTCTGGTGGGGGAATCCTACCGCTACGCCATGCCCATCGTGCTGGGTGTCACCGACGGGGCCAAGGACGAGGTCTGTCATTCCTGTCACGGCGGCATGGGAATGAACGACGGCGAGGTCATCGCCGTGCTGTCCTCGTCGCTGTCCACCGCCGCCGAGAAGGCCGAGCTCAACAACATCCTGATGGGGCTGGTCGCCTTCGGCGGCATCGCCACCCTGGTGTCGGTGTTCGGCGTGCGCTGGATTCTGACCAGGGTCATCACCCGGCCCATCGGCCGCATGACCGACCTGATGGGACGCCTGGCCGACGGCGATACCTCGGTGGAGATCGAGGCCATCAACCGCAAGGACGAGATGGGCGACATGGCCCGCACCGTCCAGGTGTTCAAGGAGCACATGCTGGAGGCCGAGCACCTGCGCTCCGCCCAGGAGCAGGAGCGCCTGCGCGCCGCCGAGGAGCGGGCCAGCAGCATGCGCGAGATGGCCGACCACTTCGAAGCCACGGTCAAGGCCAAGGTGGCCGAGGTGGAGGTCTCCACCGCCGGCATCCAGAAGACCGCCCACGCCATGGCCACCCGCTCGGGCCAGAGCGGCTCGCGCTCGCTCGACGTCAGCGAGGCGGCCAACATCACCACCGAACGCGCCGCCACGGTGTCCGAGGCCACCCGTCAGTTGGCGCTGTCCATCAACGAGATCGCCCAGCAGGTGGGCGAGTCCAGCCGCATCGCCCAGCAGGCGGTGGCGAACGTCAACACCACCGCCAGCCAGATGACCGGCCTGTCGGATTCGGTCCAGGCCATCGGCAACGTCGTGCAGTTGATCAACGACATCGCGGCGCAGACCAACCTTCTCGCGCTCAACGCCACCATCGAGGCGGCGCGGGCCGGCGAGGCGGGCAAGGGCTTCGCCGTGGTCGCCAACGAGGTCAAGAATCTCGCCAACCAGACCGCCAAGGCCACCGAGGAGATTTCCAACCAGGTGACGGCGGTGCAGAACTCCACCCGCGAGATGACCGCCTCCATCGAGGGGGTGGTGGAGACCATCCGCACCATCGACAACATCTCCACCGCCATTGCCGGCGCCGTGCAGCAGCAGGAATCCACCACCCGCCACATCGCCAGCAATATCGACGAGGTCGCCACCCAGGCCGGCGAGGTGTCGTCCAGCGTCTCGACCCTGTCGCGTTCGTCGGCCCGTTCGTGCGCCGGCGCGGTGCGGGTGATCTGGAGCGCCAAGACCCTGACCGAGGCAGTCTCCGACCTCAAGACCGAGGCCGAGGGCTTCCTTCGGTCAGTGCGCGGATAGGCCCAATAGCAGGGGCCTTTTATTACTACTTATTACAAGACTCTCCCCTAGCCCGAAGGTATGATCCCGCCTTCGGGATGGGAGAGTGCAAATCATGGACGACTGGCGGAAAAGTTTGAAGCGGGCCTTTGGTGACACCATCGGCCCGGCGCAGGTTGGTATCGAGGACGTGCTGGCCGCCAGCCGCCAGATCGCCAAGTTCAACCGCCTGTCCCAGCATGTCCAGGGGCTGGACACCATGGCCGCCGCCAAGAAGGGGGTCGGCCCCTCGGAGTTGGCCGCGCTCCGCGACCTGCGCATCTCGGAAATCTCGCCCCGCCGCCTCAACGAACTGTGCGAGACCCTGCTGACGGAAAAGCCCTAAGGGCCTTTCTCCGCCACGGTTTGCGTCGTCCCACCGGAAGCGCGCCGCTCCAGCGCCCGTTGAGGGCGCGGATGCGCTCGCCCAGCGAGGGACAATGATAAGGCCTATAGCGTGATGCACATTTTGGGCATCACGCTATAAGGCCGGGTGCTGCCTGGCGCGGCACCTCATGGCACGGCTGAACCCGAGCCCTTTCGCGATTGCCTTATTAGAGCCCCCTAAAGTAGAGTGTCCTAAAAGCCCTTTTGAGGCTAAGGACAATAAACAGGGGGGAGCAAGCCGGCATGAGGGATCCCGCATCCATTCCGGATTCCGATCTCGGACGATCGGAAGTCAAGACCACCACGTGCTACATGTGCGCCTGCCGCTGCGGCATCCGCGTGCACCTGCGCGACGGCGAGGTCCGTTACATCGAGGGGAATCCCGACCACCCCCTCAACAAGGGCATCATGTGCGCCAAGGGTGCCTCGGGCATCATGAAGCAGTACTCGCCCGCCCGCCTGACCAAGCCGTTGAAGCGCAAGGAAGGGACCGAGCGCGGTGCCGGCGTTTTCGAGCCCATCTCGTGGGAAGAGGCGTTCTCGACGCTGGCCGAGCGCCTGGGACACCTGCGGGCCACCGATCCCAAGAAGTTCGCCCTGTTCACCGGCCGCGACCAGATGCAGGCCCTGACCGGCCTGTTCGCCGCCAAGTTCGGCACCCCCAATTACGCCGCCCATGGCGGATTCTGCTCGGTCAACATGGCCGCCGGCATGATCTACACCATGGGCGGCAGCTTCTGGGAATTCGGCGGCCCTGATCTGGAGCGGGCCAAGCTGTTCATCATGATCGGCACCGCCGAGGATCATCATTCCAACCCCATGAAACGCGATCTGGCCGCCTTCAAGCGCGGCGGCGGGCGCTTCATCGCCATCAATCCGGTACGTACCGGCTATGCTGCCATCGCCGACGAATGGGTGCCCATCCGTCCGGGCACCGACGGCGCCCTGCTGCTGGCCCTGGTGCGCGAGATCATGGAACTGGGGCTGTTCGACCGCGACTTCCTGATCCGCTACACCAACGCCGCCGAGTTGGTGAACCAGGACGCCGACAGCGACACCTTCGGCCTGTTCGTGCGCGAGGGCTCGGTGCCGGTGCGGCCCGACACCTTCGAGACGCCGGACAAGATGTGGTGGGACCGCGACTCCAACAAGCCGGTGATCGCGCGGGCCAAGGGGACGGAAGGCCGCCTGTTCGGCTCCTACACCCTGGCCGACGGCACCCCGGTCAAGCCGTCGATGCAATTGCTGAAGGAGCGGGTCAAGGACTACACGCCGGAATGGGCCGAGGGCATCACCGGCATTCCCGCCGCCACCATCCGCCGCCTGGCCCACGAGATGGGCGTCACGGCGCGCGACCAGACCATCGAGCTGCCCATCGCCTGGACCGATTGCTGGGGCACCGAACACGACAAGATCACCGGCAATCCGGTGGCCTTCCACGCCATGCGCGGGCTGGCGGCGCACTCCAACGGCTTTCACACCACCCGGGCGCTGGCCATCCTGATGACGCTGCTGGGCACCATCGACCGGCCGGGCGGGTTCAGGCACCGGGCGCCCTTCCCGCGCCCCATTCCACCCTGCCCCAAGCCGCCCAAGGGTCCCCAGGCCGTCCGGGCGGGCGAGCCCTTGACCGGTACGCCGCTGGGCTGGCCGGCCGATCCCGACGACCTGTCGGTGGATGCCGACGGCGAGCCCATCCGCCTGGACAAGGGCTTTTCCTGGGAATACCCGCTGTCGGTCCACGGCATGATGCACAACGCCATCACCAATGCCTGGCGCGGCGATCCCTACCCCATCGACACGCTGCTGCTGTTCATGGCCAACATGGCGTGGAACTCCACCATGAACACGTCCGGGGTGAGGAAGATGCTCACCGACAAGGACGAGTCGGGCGCCTATAAGATCCCCTTCCTGGTGGTCTGCGACGCCTTCCAGTCCGAGACGGTGGCCTTCGCCGATCTGGTGCTGCCCGACACCACCTATCTGGAACGCCATGATGTGATGAGCATCCTGGACCGGCCCATCTCGGAATTCGACGGACCGGTGGATTCGGTGCGCGTGCCGATCCTGCCGCCCATGGGGGATTCCAAGCCGTTCCAGGAGGTGATCATCGAGCTGGCGACACGCCTCAAGCTGCCCGGCTTCACCAACAAGGACGGCAGCCGCAAGTTCCGCGACTATCCCGACTTCATCGTCAATTTCGAGACCGAGCCGGGTTCGGGCATCGGCTTTCTGTCGGGCTGGCGCGGAAGAGCGGGCGAGAAGTTCCTGGTGGGCGAGCCCAACCCCAACCAGTGGGACCAGTACGCGCGCAACAACAACCACTTCCACTACGAACTGCCGCCCAGCTTCCAGTACATGCGCAACTGGAACAAGGGCTACCTGGACTGGGCCTACCGCCATCGTCTGGTGCGCTTCACCGACCCGATCATGCCGCACATCTATTCCGAGGTGATGCAGAAATTCCGGCTGGCCGGCGAAGGCAAGTGGAAGGGCAAGCAGCCCCCCGACCACCTGAGGGAAAGGGTGAAGACCTTCTTCGACCCGCTGCCCTTCTATTACACGCCGCTGGAGTGGCGGTGCTCGGACGGGCATGCCTATCCACTGTCGGCGCTGACCCAGCGGCCCATGGCCATGTACCATTCCTGGGATTCCCAGAACGCCTGGCTGCGCCAGATCCACACCAGCAACGTGCTGTTCATGCACCCCAAGGTGGGGGCGCGGGGCAATTTCGGCGATGCCGACTGGGTGTGGGTGGAAAGCCCGTGGGGCAGGATCAAGTGTCAGGCCCGCTTCACCGAGGCGGTGGAACCCGGCACGGTGTGGACCTGGAACGCCATCGGCAAGGCCTCGGGCGCCTGGGGCCTGGACCCCGACGCCGACGAGTCGAGAAAGGGCTTCCTGCTCAACCACCTGATTTCCGAGGAACTGCCCAACATGGTGGGCGACAGGCATGTCTCCAACTCCGACCCGGTGACCGGCCAGGCGGCATGGTACGACCTGAAGGTCCGCGTCACCGCCTGCCAGCCGGGCGAGGAAGGGGAAAGCTGGCCCCAGTTCAAACCCATGGAACCGCTGCCCGGCCAGACCATCGGCTTCAAGTCGAAGGTCCGCGCCTTCCTGGCCGGGAGGAAGTGACATGAGCAAGAAACAGTTGGCCCTGGTCATCGACCTCAACGTCTGCGTCGGCTGCCATGCCTGCGTGACGTCGTGCAAGGAATGGAACACCTCGGGCTGGGCCGGTCCGCTGACCGACGTCAATCCCTACGGCGCCGATCCGAACGGCGTGTTCTTCAACCGCGTCCAGACCTATGAATGCGGCACCTTCCCCAACACCGAGACCATCCACTTCCCCAAATCCTGCCTCCATTGCGAGGAGCCGCCCTGCGTGCCGGTCTGTCCGACGGGCGCCAGCTACAAGCGGGAAGAGGACGGCATTGTCCTGGTGGATTACGACAAGTGCATCGGCTGCAAGTACTGCTCGTGGTCGTGCCCCTACGGCGCCCGCGAGTTCGATCCCGTCCAGGGCGTCATGAAGAAGTGCACGCTGTGCGTCGACCGCATCTACGACAAGACCATCGAGGAGGATCGGCGCAAGCCGGCCTGCGTCCTGGCCTGTCCGGCCGGCGCCCGCATCTTCGGCGACGTCAACGACCCCAATTCCGAGGCGGCCAAGGCCATCCGCGACAACGGCGGCTTCCAACTGATGCCGGAATGGGGCACCAGACCGGCCAACCACTATCTGCCCCGGCGCAAGACCGTTACCACGCTCCATCCGGACGAACTGGTGCGCGTCGACAACCCGCTGAAGGCCGAGGGCGAGAAACCCCGTCCCGCCTTCACCACGCCGACCATCGACGGCGTTTCGAGCTGGTAAGGGGGAGACAGAGTGATGAAACAATCGTCCTATCGCCGTCATGCCCGGACCTGTTCCGGGTATCCACGCCGCTCCGCCCCTCCGTCGCAACAGCCCCGGCACCACGTGGATAGCCGGGTCAAGCCCGGCCATGACGAACAGGTTCGCAGAGTCGTGAGCCCCATCGCCAGGAGCCGCGTATCATGAAACCCGCATTTTCCGTGATCTTCCTCACCACCCTGATCGGCGCGGCCCAGGGCCTGCTGATCGCGCTGACCATCGGGCAGATGTATGCCGGCGGTGAAAGCGGCGGCTTTTACGCC
The sequence above is drawn from the Magnetospirillum sp. 15-1 genome and encodes:
- a CDS encoding 4Fe-4S dicluster domain-containing protein; this translates as MSKKQLALVIDLNVCVGCHACVTSCKEWNTSGWAGPLTDVNPYGADPNGVFFNRVQTYECGTFPNTETIHFPKSCLHCEEPPCVPVCPTGASYKREEDGIVLVDYDKCIGCKYCSWSCPYGAREFDPVQGVMKKCTLCVDRIYDKTIEEDRRKPACVLACPAGARIFGDVNDPNSEAAKAIRDNGGFQLMPEWGTRPANHYLPRRKTVTTLHPDELVRVDNPLKAEGEKPRPAFTTPTIDGVSSW
- a CDS encoding STAS domain-containing protein — encoded protein: MQFRVKDEGTSVHVSLEGQLNFAANEDFQSLLSQLSSFKNRKVTFEMSGLSHIDSVGLGLLYIAREDLAEGGSSISLVNPRDNVFRMLELTEAHKTFEIKR
- a CDS encoding molybdopterin oxidoreductase family protein, producing the protein MRDPASIPDSDLGRSEVKTTTCYMCACRCGIRVHLRDGEVRYIEGNPDHPLNKGIMCAKGASGIMKQYSPARLTKPLKRKEGTERGAGVFEPISWEEAFSTLAERLGHLRATDPKKFALFTGRDQMQALTGLFAAKFGTPNYAAHGGFCSVNMAAGMIYTMGGSFWEFGGPDLERAKLFIMIGTAEDHHSNPMKRDLAAFKRGGGRFIAINPVRTGYAAIADEWVPIRPGTDGALLLALVREIMELGLFDRDFLIRYTNAAELVNQDADSDTFGLFVREGSVPVRPDTFETPDKMWWDRDSNKPVIARAKGTEGRLFGSYTLADGTPVKPSMQLLKERVKDYTPEWAEGITGIPAATIRRLAHEMGVTARDQTIELPIAWTDCWGTEHDKITGNPVAFHAMRGLAAHSNGFHTTRALAILMTLLGTIDRPGGFRHRAPFPRPIPPCPKPPKGPQAVRAGEPLTGTPLGWPADPDDLSVDADGEPIRLDKGFSWEYPLSVHGMMHNAITNAWRGDPYPIDTLLLFMANMAWNSTMNTSGVRKMLTDKDESGAYKIPFLVVCDAFQSETVAFADLVLPDTTYLERHDVMSILDRPISEFDGPVDSVRVPILPPMGDSKPFQEVIIELATRLKLPGFTNKDGSRKFRDYPDFIVNFETEPGSGIGFLSGWRGRAGEKFLVGEPNPNQWDQYARNNNHFHYELPPSFQYMRNWNKGYLDWAYRHRLVRFTDPIMPHIYSEVMQKFRLAGEGKWKGKQPPDHLRERVKTFFDPLPFYYTPLEWRCSDGHAYPLSALTQRPMAMYHSWDSQNAWLRQIHTSNVLFMHPKVGARGNFGDADWVWVESPWGRIKCQARFTEAVEPGTVWTWNAIGKASGAWGLDPDADESRKGFLLNHLISEELPNMVGDRHVSNSDPVTGQAAWYDLKVRVTACQPGEEGESWPQFKPMEPLPGQTIGFKSKVRAFLAGRK
- a CDS encoding HAMP domain-containing methyl-accepting chemotaxis protein, with the protein product MSDGVWQNLRLRQRFMIVVGLGVIVMAAVIVIFMARFEERALERKLHELSVNEMTSLHALIVNVMATRPEDGDNIGIKVFNKWFDSRNIHYAGKVWSVWGPKVAAHMKDVEPDRAPKTAQDDIDREALATGKPVGRLVGESYRYAMPIVLGVTDGAKDEVCHSCHGGMGMNDGEVIAVLSSSLSTAAEKAELNNILMGLVAFGGIATLVSVFGVRWILTRVITRPIGRMTDLMGRLADGDTSVEIEAINRKDEMGDMARTVQVFKEHMLEAEHLRSAQEQERLRAAEERASSMREMADHFEATVKAKVAEVEVSTAGIQKTAHAMATRSGQSGSRSLDVSEAANITTERAATVSEATRQLALSINEIAQQVGESSRIAQQAVANVNTTASQMTGLSDSVQAIGNVVQLINDIAAQTNLLALNATIEAARAGEAGKGFAVVANEVKNLANQTAKATEEISNQVTAVQNSTREMTASIEGVVETIRTIDNISTAIAGAVQQQESTTRHIASNIDEVATQAGEVSSSVSTLSRSSARSCAGAVRVIWSAKTLTEAVSDLKTEAEGFLRSVRG